Proteins from one candidate division KSB1 bacterium genomic window:
- a CDS encoding ABC transporter permease subunit yields MPPMLIDTQERVQQEVAPAKNPRDRIRKAIDRAVIAVVTTGGLVVIASILGLFFLFLFVIAPLWRNAEVRTLKQLPLTQLDVDSNARALAAGCDEYQQIGFVVTTTGHLRFFDISSFKSLHDFTIPISAPTQLTCAWASGDGKSFAAGTSAGTLIFGEIDYGVALVESQRIFAPTVVLSEPLQIDEAAQALTKVAAAGSPDENFFAAAITADRRVALLSRRAETSLFGSGEAVVTRPRLDQLPATPTALALEKSLDNLYLGFDNGTLLKYDLQDPSSPQIKEKLSASPAAITTLGFLIGERSIIVGDAQGSVAVWFESFDENGEGERRLRKAHALAPHRAAVRAFAASQRNRTFFTGSEDGEIILHFSTNQRTLYRAAFSSSPIALISMAPKADGAFVIDAQQNLSHLLIDNPHPEANWRAFFGKIWYEGYSKPEYVWQSSSGTDDFEAKLSLMPLIFGTLKGTFYALLFALPIGVLSALYVSQFMHPKLRGLVKPAVEIMAALPTVVLGFIAGLWLAPRVQPVMPGVLAMFIFVPLMALFAGWLWQRAPKNWTQRLIAGSEIFILVPFIILAVWFCLAMNANFERWLFGSDFRQWLLDTFKLGYDQRNAFVVGMVMGFAVVPIIFTISEDALSSVPPSLTAASLALGASPWQTALHVVLPSASPGIFSAAMIGFGRAVGETMIVLMATGNTPVMDWNIFNGFRTLSANIAVEIPEAPFGGTLFRTLFLAALLLFVMTFFVNTVAEVIRQRMRLKYQRQ; encoded by the coding sequence ATGCCACCCATGTTAATCGACACGCAAGAACGCGTGCAGCAAGAAGTCGCACCGGCAAAAAATCCTCGCGACCGCATTCGTAAAGCAATCGACCGTGCGGTGATCGCTGTCGTCACCACCGGCGGATTGGTTGTGATTGCCAGCATCCTGGGATTGTTCTTTTTATTTCTGTTCGTCATCGCGCCGCTCTGGCGCAACGCCGAAGTCAGAACGCTGAAACAACTGCCGCTCACCCAGCTCGATGTTGACTCGAATGCGCGGGCGCTGGCGGCCGGTTGCGATGAGTATCAACAAATCGGGTTCGTCGTGACGACCACCGGGCATCTCCGATTTTTTGATATAAGCTCGTTCAAATCGCTGCACGACTTCACGATTCCGATTTCCGCCCCAACGCAATTAACCTGCGCGTGGGCTTCAGGAGACGGCAAAAGCTTCGCCGCCGGCACGAGCGCGGGAACACTGATTTTTGGCGAGATCGATTATGGCGTGGCGCTGGTTGAATCACAACGCATTTTTGCGCCAACGGTTGTTTTGAGCGAGCCGCTGCAAATCGACGAGGCGGCGCAAGCCTTGACAAAAGTGGCTGCTGCCGGCTCGCCGGATGAAAACTTTTTTGCCGCGGCGATTACGGCCGATCGCCGGGTCGCGCTTTTGAGCCGGCGAGCAGAAACCTCTCTCTTCGGTTCCGGTGAAGCCGTTGTCACACGGCCCCGCCTCGATCAGCTTCCCGCCACGCCGACGGCGCTGGCGCTTGAAAAATCTTTGGACAATCTTTACCTCGGCTTCGATAATGGCACGCTGCTGAAGTATGATTTGCAAGATCCGAGCTCGCCGCAGATAAAGGAAAAACTGTCGGCTTCGCCAGCGGCGATTACGACACTCGGTTTTCTGATCGGCGAGCGCTCGATCATTGTCGGCGATGCGCAAGGCAGCGTCGCGGTATGGTTCGAGAGTTTTGATGAAAACGGCGAGGGCGAACGCCGGCTTCGCAAAGCGCATGCGCTGGCGCCACATCGCGCTGCGGTTCGCGCCTTTGCGGCTTCACAGCGCAATCGCACTTTTTTTACCGGCAGCGAAGACGGCGAGATCATTTTGCATTTTTCGACCAACCAGCGTACGCTTTACCGCGCGGCATTTTCATCTTCGCCCATCGCCTTGATCAGCATGGCGCCAAAAGCCGACGGCGCCTTCGTCATCGACGCGCAACAAAATCTCTCGCATTTGCTTATCGACAACCCGCATCCCGAGGCCAACTGGCGCGCCTTTTTCGGGAAAATTTGGTATGAGGGTTACAGCAAGCCCGAATATGTTTGGCAATCCAGCAGTGGCACCGATGATTTCGAAGCCAAGTTGAGCCTGATGCCGCTGATTTTCGGCACGCTCAAAGGCACGTTTTACGCGCTGCTGTTTGCGCTGCCCATCGGCGTGCTTTCGGCGCTGTACGTCTCGCAGTTCATGCATCCGAAACTGCGCGGCCTGGTGAAGCCGGCGGTGGAAATCATGGCCGCCTTGCCGACGGTGGTGTTGGGATTTATCGCCGGCTTGTGGCTGGCGCCGCGCGTCCAACCGGTGATGCCGGGCGTTTTGGCGATGTTCATCTTCGTTCCGCTCATGGCTTTGTTCGCCGGCTGGCTCTGGCAGCGCGCGCCCAAAAATTGGACGCAACGTCTGATCGCCGGGTCTGAGATATTTATTTTGGTTCCATTCATCATCTTGGCCGTCTGGTTCTGCCTGGCGATGAACGCCAACTTCGAACGCTGGCTTTTTGGCAGTGATTTTCGCCAGTGGCTTTTGGATACTTTCAAGCTCGGCTACGACCAGCGCAACGCTTTTGTCGTCGGCATGGTGATGGGCTTTGCCGTTGTGCCGATCATTTTCACGATTTCCGAAGATGCGCTCTCGAGCGTGCCGCCGAGTTTGACGGCGGCCTCGCTGGCCCTCGGCGCCAGCCCCTGGCAAACCGCGCTGCACGTCGTTCTGCCCAGTGCCAGTCCGGGTATTTTTTCGGCTGCGATGATTGGTTTTGGCCGCGCCGTCGGCGAAACCATGATCGTGCTCATGGCCACCGGCAACACGCCGGTGATGGACTGGAACATCTTCAATGGCTTTCGCACCTTGTCGGCGAATATCGCCGTCGAAATTCCCGAAGCGCCCTTCGGCGGCACGCTGTTTCGGACCTTGTTTCTCGCGGCTTTGCTGCTGTTCGTCATGACATTTTTTGTGAATACAGTCGCGGAAGTAATTCGACAGCGGATGCGATTGAAGTATCAGAGGCAATAA
- a CDS encoding phosphate ABC transporter substrate-binding protein, with protein sequence MTLSVAAALSATAQDNVKVDPAIAKYKKTSGVSGSVSSIGSDTMNNLMTLWAEGFAKFYPNVKIQVEGKGSSTAPPALIAGTAQFGPMSREMKQEEIDKFEKAYGYKPTAIRTSIDALAVYVNKDNPIKGLTMPQVDAIFSKTRRGGFPQDLTTWDQLNMADGWAGKPISLYGRNSASGTYGYFKEHALYKGDYKDTVKEQPGSASVVQGVTEDRFGIGYSGIGYITSGVRAVPLAAKEGGEFYTATLENVVSGKYPLARFLYVYINKAPNKPLDPLVREFCKFILTQEGQQVVIKDGYLPLPAKVVAEELKKLE encoded by the coding sequence ATGACGCTGAGCGTTGCGGCTGCTCTTTCCGCGACAGCGCAGGATAATGTCAAAGTCGATCCGGCAATTGCCAAATACAAAAAGACCAGCGGCGTTTCCGGCTCGGTGAGCAGCATCGGCTCGGATACGATGAATAATCTGATGACGCTGTGGGCCGAGGGTTTTGCAAAATTTTACCCCAACGTCAAGATACAGGTCGAAGGCAAAGGCTCCAGCACCGCGCCGCCCGCCCTGATCGCCGGCACCGCGCAGTTTGGCCCGATGTCGCGTGAAATGAAGCAGGAAGAAATCGACAAGTTCGAGAAAGCTTACGGCTACAAGCCCACGGCGATTCGCACTTCGATTGACGCGCTGGCGGTTTACGTCAACAAGGACAATCCGATCAAAGGCCTGACCATGCCGCAAGTCGATGCGATTTTTTCCAAAACCCGGCGCGGCGGTTTTCCCCAAGACCTGACGACTTGGGATCAATTGAACATGGCCGACGGCTGGGCGGGAAAACCGATCAGCCTGTATGGCCGCAACTCCGCGTCCGGCACTTACGGCTATTTTAAAGAGCACGCGCTGTACAAGGGCGATTACAAAGACACTGTGAAAGAGCAACCCGGCTCCGCTTCTGTGGTTCAAGGCGTGACCGAAGATCGCTTCGGCATCGGCTATTCCGGCATCGGCTACATAACTTCCGGCGTGCGCGCCGTACCGTTGGCGGCAAAAGAGGGCGGTGAGTTTTATACCGCCACATTGGAAAATGTTGTGAGCGGAAAATACCCGCTGGCGCGTTTTCTCTATGTCTATATCAACAAAGCGCCGAACAAGCCGTTGGACCCGCTCGTGCGCGAATTTTGCAAATTCATCCTCACACAAGAAGGCCAGCAGGTCGTAATCAAGGACGGCTACTTGCCGCTGCCCGCCAAAGTCGTCGCCGAAGAACTGAAAAAATTGGAATAG